One Gadus morhua chromosome 13, gadMor3.0, whole genome shotgun sequence genomic window carries:
- the tmem51b gene encoding transmembrane protein 51b has translation MCSSRGLCGARDRPRSSRSGSSGSGGHYALCALGVGLIALGIVMIVWTVIPKDAEASGSNASGNSSKPLTTDEEEEAEDADSDNTKTSSVAFVLVGAGLIMLLLSICLGLRSKSQPAESTGQRAAAAVGGAAYQGAASGEQPEEQAVAYDVPSYDEVVGSDTYPVRNSNLRNSMARLPSYEDILAAVENEGGAEPDGHAPSEGPASPDAEGAGTGAGAAGTGAGAAGAGAGAGGAVAGAGAPPEASDPTKDSGPAAGANPPARSSSRASRILAPLRVRRIKSDKLHLKAFRLHIRSPTHNAVTIEPITPPPQYDDKPPDLG, from the exons ATGTGTTCCAGTCGGGGTCTGTGCGGGGCCAGGGACCGCCCCCGCTCGTCCAGGTCCGGGAGCAGCGGCTCGGGCGGTCATTATGCGCTGTGTGCCCTGGGGGTCGGCCTCATAGCCCTGGGCATTGTGATGATTGTGTGGACGGTGATCCCCAAGGACGCGGAGGCGTCGGGCAGCAACGCGTCCGGCAACTCCAGCAAGCCGCTGACGaccgacgaagaggaggaggccgaggaCGCCGATTCGGACAACACAAAGACCTCGTCGGTGGCCTTTGtgctggtgggggcggggctgatcATGCTGCTGCTGTCCATTTGTCTGGGGCTGAGGAGCAAGAGTCAGCCGGCGGAGAGCACTGGCCAgcgagcggcggcggcggtcggTGGAGCAGCCTATCAGGGCGCAGCGTCGGGAGAGCAGCCGGAAGAGCA AGCGGTGGCCTACGACGTGCCCTCCTACGACGAGGTGGTGGGCAGCGACACCTACCCCGTACGCAACAGCAACCTGCGCAACAGCATGGCCCGCCTGCCCTCCTACGAGGACATCCTCGCCGCCGTGGAGAACGAGGGCGGGGCGGAGCCCGACGGCCACGCCCCGTCGGAGGGTCCCGCCTCGCCGGACGCGGAGGGCGCCGGCACCGGCGCGGGGGCCGCCGGCACCGGCGCGGGGGCCGCCGGCGCCGGCGCGGGGGCCGGCGGCGCCGTCGCGGGGGCCGGCGCGCCCCCCGAGGCCTCCGACCCCACCAAGGACTCCGGCCCGGCAGCGGGCGCCAACCCCCCGGCCCGCAGCAGCAGCCGGGCCAGCCGCATCCTGGCGCCGCTCCGGGTGCGCCGCATCAAGTCGGACAAGCTGCACCTGAAGGCGTTCCGCCTGCACATCCGCAGCCCCACGCACAACGCCGTGACCATCGAGCCCATCACGCCGCCCCCGCAGTACGACGACAAGCCGCCCGACCTGGGGTAG
- the LOC115557230 gene encoding kazrin-A isoform X1, which yields MDRLRQAELTRTTPMSMWRAGAVQAWLEVVMAMPMYTRACSENVRSGKVLLGLTDDDLEVGLGISNPIHHRKLKLAIEDYRKAEGGHRLSHASELDPHWVSCSWLDDVGLPQYAQSFQDQLVDGRVLGSLSRRDLEQHLGVRERDHQHSLLLAVQLLQQLNFDKEALQARRAKCEPQDHDLVVWTCHRVMKWIRDIDLREYADNLKGKGIHGALMALDPSFDTDTMARVLGIPLNKHMLHRHLYQEMRLLSVPHSSAEQERESLAGISRSPGSANHYAANRMAMRRSVMSPSRLHPKGHSVDRALGFHGSCGTLPREARVQAVPRTKESPVHSYKTVEISNV from the exons ATGGACCGCCTCCGGCAGGCGGAGCTCACCCGGACCACACCCATGTCCATGTGGAGGGCTGGAGCTGTGCAAGCCTGGCTTGAGGTTGTCATGGCAATGCCCATGTACACCAGAGCATGTTCCGAAAACGTCAGGAGTGGCAAG GTGCTCCTTGGGCTTACTGACGATGACCTAGAAGTGGGCTTGGGCATCAGCAACCCCATCCACCACAGGAAGCTCAAACTGGCCATCGAGGACTACAGGAAGGCTGAAGGAGGCCACAG GCTGTCCCACGCCTCAGAGCTGGACCCCCACTGGGTGTCCTGCTCGTGGCTGGACGACGTGGGTCTGCCCCAGTACGCCCAGAGCTTCCAGGACCAGCTGGTGGACGGCCGGGTGCTGGGCTCTCTGAGCCGCAGGGACCTGGAGCAGCACCTGGGGGTCAGAGAGCGGGACCACCAGCACAGCCTGCTGCTGGCCGTGCAGCTCCTGCAGCAGCTCAACTTTGACAAGGAG GCATTGCAGGCGCGGCGCGCTAAGTGTGAACCGCAGGATCATGACCTGGTTGTGTGGACGTGTCACAGGGTGATGAAGTGGATCAGAGACATAGACCTCCGG GAGTATGCGGACAATCTTAAAGGCAAAGGGATACACGGGGCATTGATGGCACTGGACCCATCGTTTGACACGGACACCATGGccagggtactgggaatccccCTCAACAAACACATGCTGCACCGGCACCTGTACCAAGAGATGAGGCTGCTCTCCGTCCCACACAG CAGCGCAGAGCAGGAGCGTGAGAGCCTAGCTGGCATCTCCCGGTCCCCTGGCTCCGCTAACCACTACGCTGCCAACAGAATGGCAATGAGAAGATCAGTCATG AGTCCTTCGAGGTTGCATCCAAAAGGCCATTCCGTGGACCGGGCTCTGGGTTTCCATGGCAGCTGTGGAACTCTGCCTAGAGAGGCCAGGGTGCAAGCTGTTCCCCGAACCAAGGAGAGCCCTGTGCATTCTTACAAGACTGTTGAGATCTCCAACGTCTGA
- the LOC115557230 gene encoding kazrin-A isoform X2: MDRLRQAELTRTTPMSMWRAGAVQAWLEVVMAMPMYTRACSENVRSGKVLLGLTDDDLEVGLGISNPIHHRKLKLAIEDYRKAEGGHRLSHASELDPHWVSCSWLDDVGLPQYAQSFQDQLVDGRVLGSLSRRDLEQHLGVRERDHQHSLLLAVQLLQQLNFDKEALQARRAKCEPQDHDLVVWTCHRVMKWIRDIDLREYADNLKGKGIHGALMALDPSFDTDTMARVLGIPLNKHMLHRHLYQEMRLLSVPHSAEQERESLAGISRSPGSANHYAANRMAMRRSVMSPSRLHPKGHSVDRALGFHGSCGTLPREARVQAVPRTKESPVHSYKTVEISNV; encoded by the exons ATGGACCGCCTCCGGCAGGCGGAGCTCACCCGGACCACACCCATGTCCATGTGGAGGGCTGGAGCTGTGCAAGCCTGGCTTGAGGTTGTCATGGCAATGCCCATGTACACCAGAGCATGTTCCGAAAACGTCAGGAGTGGCAAG GTGCTCCTTGGGCTTACTGACGATGACCTAGAAGTGGGCTTGGGCATCAGCAACCCCATCCACCACAGGAAGCTCAAACTGGCCATCGAGGACTACAGGAAGGCTGAAGGAGGCCACAG GCTGTCCCACGCCTCAGAGCTGGACCCCCACTGGGTGTCCTGCTCGTGGCTGGACGACGTGGGTCTGCCCCAGTACGCCCAGAGCTTCCAGGACCAGCTGGTGGACGGCCGGGTGCTGGGCTCTCTGAGCCGCAGGGACCTGGAGCAGCACCTGGGGGTCAGAGAGCGGGACCACCAGCACAGCCTGCTGCTGGCCGTGCAGCTCCTGCAGCAGCTCAACTTTGACAAGGAG GCATTGCAGGCGCGGCGCGCTAAGTGTGAACCGCAGGATCATGACCTGGTTGTGTGGACGTGTCACAGGGTGATGAAGTGGATCAGAGACATAGACCTCCGG GAGTATGCGGACAATCTTAAAGGCAAAGGGATACACGGGGCATTGATGGCACTGGACCCATCGTTTGACACGGACACCATGGccagggtactgggaatccccCTCAACAAACACATGCTGCACCGGCACCTGTACCAAGAGATGAGGCTGCTCTCCGTCCCACACAG CGCAGAGCAGGAGCGTGAGAGCCTAGCTGGCATCTCCCGGTCCCCTGGCTCCGCTAACCACTACGCTGCCAACAGAATGGCAATGAGAAGATCAGTCATG AGTCCTTCGAGGTTGCATCCAAAAGGCCATTCCGTGGACCGGGCTCTGGGTTTCCATGGCAGCTGTGGAACTCTGCCTAGAGAGGCCAGGGTGCAAGCTGTTCCCCGAACCAAGGAGAGCCCTGTGCATTCTTACAAGACTGTTGAGATCTCCAACGTCTGA
- the kaznb gene encoding kazrin, periplakin interacting protein b isoform X3, producing the protein MKSEKEEGKAVLLREEVAQLQEEVHFLRQMKEMLSRDLEETQEGGCSAGLLSATELRVQLGDKEQELDRAKEALQAMKGDRKRLKVEKADLVSQMQQLYTTLESREEQLRDFIRNYDQHRKESEDAVKALAKEKDMLEREKWDLRRQTKEATEQANLLRSHMDMKENRLKELEAELTMAKQSLATLTKDVPKRHSVSVPAGEPVVNGSQEWVMHADLPLTAAIRQSQQTLYHGHPADRQAVLRISPCHSRQPSVISDASQADGDRSSTPSDINSPRHRTHSLCNSMEDLEDQKRKKKKEKMTLGSLSRVFARGKQRKSLDPGLFDGTPTPDYYIEEDADW; encoded by the exons ATGAAGTccgagaaggaggaagggaaagctg tGCTCCTGCGTGAGGAGGTGGCCCagctccaggaggaggtgcaCTTCCTGCGGCAGATGAAGGAGATGCTGAGCCGCGACCTGGAGGAGACGCAGGAGGGCGGCTGCTCGGCCGGCCTGCTGTCGGCCACGGAGCTCCGCGTGCAGCTCGGGGACAAGGAGCAGGAGCTGGACCGCGCCAAGGAGGCCTTACAAG CTATGAAAGGAGACCGTAAGCGTCTAAAGGTGGAGAAGGCCGATTTGGTTAGCCAGATGCAGCAGCTGTACACGACGCTGGAGAGCCGAGAGGAGCAGCTCAGAGACTTCATACGCAACTACGACCAGCACCGCAAG GAGAGCGAGGACGCGGTCAAGGCCCTGGCCAAGGAGAAGGACATGCTGGAGAGGGAGAAGTGGGACCTGAGGCGGCAGACCAAAGAGGCCACGGAGCAGGCAAACCTCCTGCGCTCGCACATGGACATGAAGGAGAACAGGCTCAAGGAGCTGGAGGCTGAACTCACCATG gCGAAACAGTCGTTGGCGACCCTGACCAAGGACGTGCCCAAGCGCCACTCGGTCTCGGTGCCCGCCGGCGAGCCGGTGGTCAACGGCAGCCAGGAGTGGGTGATGCACGCCGACCTGCCGCTCACGGCCGCCATCCGGCAGAGCCAGCAGACGCTGTACCACGGCCACCCGGCTGACAGACAGG CGGTGCTCAGGATCAGCCCCTGTCACTCGCGCCAGCCCAGCGTCATCTCTGACGCCTCGCAGGCCGACGGCGACCGCTCGTCCACGCCCAGCGACATTAACTCGCCACGCCACCGGACGCACTCCCTCTGCAAC TCCATGGAGGACCTGGAAGACCAGAAGCGTaagaagaaaaaggagaagaTGACTCTGGGCTCGCTGTCACGTGTCTTTGCTCGAGGGAAGCAGCGCAAGTCCCTGGACCCGGGCCTGTTTGATGGTACACCCACGCCCGACTATTACATAGAGGAGGACGCAGATTGGTGa